One Streptomyces showdoensis genomic region harbors:
- a CDS encoding lysophospholipid acyltransferase family protein, translating into MAELVYRPVIGAALTMFKALDLKIDTQGSHHIPREGGAVIVSNHISYLDFIFTGLAALPQKRLVRFMAKDSVFRHKVSGPLMRAMKHIPVDRAQGEHAYEHALRSLRAGEIVGVFPEATISQSFTLKSFKSGAARLAQEAGVPLIPMALWGTQRVWTKGRPRNFKRSHIPITIRVGEPMEAPADQFAGAITRRLRGRVQELLEAAQRAYPVRPKDAGDTWWVPAHLGGTAPTPEEVKAAEK; encoded by the coding sequence ATGGCAGAGCTCGTCTATCGGCCGGTCATCGGCGCCGCCCTGACCATGTTCAAGGCGCTCGACCTGAAGATCGACACTCAGGGTTCGCACCACATCCCCCGCGAGGGCGGGGCGGTGATCGTCAGCAACCACATCAGCTATCTGGACTTCATCTTCACCGGTCTGGCCGCACTTCCCCAGAAGCGTCTGGTGCGCTTCATGGCGAAGGACTCGGTCTTCCGGCACAAGGTCTCCGGTCCGCTGATGCGCGCGATGAAGCACATCCCGGTGGACCGCGCCCAGGGCGAGCACGCCTACGAGCACGCACTGCGCTCGCTGCGGGCCGGTGAGATCGTCGGCGTCTTCCCCGAGGCGACCATCTCGCAGTCGTTCACGCTGAAGAGCTTCAAGTCCGGTGCCGCGCGCCTGGCGCAGGAGGCGGGCGTCCCGCTGATCCCGATGGCGCTGTGGGGCACCCAGCGGGTGTGGACCAAGGGCCGGCCGCGGAACTTCAAGCGCAGCCACATCCCGATCACCATCCGCGTCGGCGAGCCCATGGAGGCCCCGGCCGACCAGTTCGCGGGCGCCATCACCCGGCGGCTGCGCGGGCGCGTCCAGGAGCTCCTGGAGGCCGCCCAGCGCGCCTACCCGGTGCGCCCCAAGGACGCGGGCGACACCTGGTGGGTGCCCGCGCACCTCGGGGGCACGGCGCCGACGCCCGAAGAGGTCAAGGCCGCCGAGAAGTAG
- a CDS encoding SDR family oxidoreductase, with translation MNANGNGGPLDGAVIAVAGAAGPAGRATLMRLAEAGATVVGSDADPARLAEAVDAARYAHGGARVVGDTVDLLDLAATKEWAEKTEKEFGRIDGLVHLVGGWRGSQSFVETDLKDWDFLEKLLVRTVQHTSLAFHDGLLRSGGRGRYALISQVGAHKPVANNAAYNAGKAAAEAWTLAMADSFRKAGGDEGAQAAAAILVIKALVHDAMRAERPNAKFAGFTDVKDLADAVAGLWDRPAQEVNGQRLWLTPKP, from the coding sequence ATGAACGCCAACGGAAACGGTGGGCCGCTCGACGGCGCCGTCATCGCCGTCGCGGGAGCGGCCGGCCCCGCCGGCCGGGCGACCCTCATGCGCCTCGCCGAGGCCGGCGCCACCGTGGTCGGCTCCGACGCCGACCCGGCGCGCCTCGCGGAGGCAGTGGACGCCGCCCGCTACGCCCACGGCGGCGCGCGGGTCGTCGGCGACACGGTCGACCTCCTCGACCTCGCCGCCACCAAGGAGTGGGCGGAGAAGACCGAGAAGGAGTTCGGCCGGATCGACGGTCTGGTCCACCTGGTCGGCGGCTGGCGCGGCAGCCAGTCCTTCGTCGAGACCGACCTCAAGGACTGGGACTTCCTGGAGAAGCTCCTCGTCCGCACGGTCCAGCACACCTCGCTGGCCTTCCACGACGGGCTGCTGCGCAGCGGCGGCCGCGGCCGCTACGCCCTGATCAGCCAGGTCGGCGCGCACAAGCCGGTCGCCAACAACGCCGCGTACAACGCCGGCAAGGCGGCCGCCGAGGCGTGGACCCTCGCCATGGCGGACTCCTTCCGCAAGGCGGGGGGCGACGAGGGCGCCCAGGCCGCGGCTGCGATCCTGGTGATCAAGGCACTGGTGCACGACGCCATGCGCGCCGAACGCCCCAATGCGAAGTTCGCGGGCTTCACCGACGTCAAGGACCTGGCCGACGCCGTCGCCGGACTCTGGGACCGGCCCGCACAGGAAGTGAATGGACAGCGCCTGTGGCTGACCCCCAAGCCGTGA
- a CDS encoding glycerophosphodiester phosphodiesterase, translating into MSFLTIGHRGVMGVEPENTLRSFVRAERDGLDVIELDLHLSKDGALVVMHDAEVDRTTDGTGPIAEKTLAELRELDAGRGERVPVFEEVLDAVAAPLQAEIKDVAAARTLAGVIRARDLIRRVEVLSFHDEALAEVAVLVPGVRTALVADRRQADVVPRALAVGAGALVLNIRHLTQDTVERAHAEGLRVTGWVVNTQDDLRLARALGLDGVTTDRPEIRSAGRSTA; encoded by the coding sequence TTGAGTTTCCTCACCATCGGTCATCGCGGGGTCATGGGCGTCGAGCCCGAGAACACCCTGCGCTCCTTCGTCCGGGCCGAGCGGGACGGGCTGGACGTCATCGAGCTGGACCTCCATCTGAGCAAGGACGGCGCCCTGGTCGTCATGCACGACGCGGAGGTGGACCGCACCACCGACGGCACGGGGCCGATCGCCGAGAAGACCCTCGCCGAGCTGCGCGAGCTCGACGCGGGCCGGGGCGAGCGGGTGCCCGTCTTCGAGGAGGTCCTGGACGCGGTCGCCGCGCCCCTCCAGGCGGAGATCAAGGACGTCGCGGCCGCCCGGACCCTCGCGGGGGTGATCCGCGCCCGCGACCTGATCAGGCGGGTGGAGGTGCTCTCGTTCCACGACGAGGCCCTCGCCGAGGTGGCCGTCCTCGTCCCCGGGGTGCGCACGGCCCTGGTCGCCGACCGGCGTCAGGCCGACGTGGTGCCGCGCGCGCTCGCGGTCGGCGCCGGCGCGCTCGTCCTCAACATCCGGCACCTCACCCAGGACACCGTCGAGCGGGCGCACGCGGAAGGCCTGCGGGTCACGGGGTGGGTGGTGAACACCCAGGACGACCTGAGGCTGGCGCGCGCCCTGGGGCTCGACGGCGTGACGACCGACCGCCCCGAGATCCGGAGCGCGGGGCGCTCCACGGCGTGA
- a CDS encoding B3/B4 domain-containing protein, with protein MTLTLTVSDEVRTLVPGFTHLAVEARGLVNGPSDETSSALLDDAARRLAERLDGQAPDKDPHVAAWRAAYSAFGAKPSRTRNSAEALAKRALADGGLPRINRLVDAYNAISVAHLIPVGGEDLNKIEGSMRLVRATGEEDFVTVAGGEESVEHPEPGEVIWCDEAGVTCRRWNWRQGPRTRIDDDTTDAIFLLESLTPMTLDELRAAGEELAEVLQKVSPGARITVRDPE; from the coding sequence ATGACCCTGACGCTCACCGTCTCCGACGAGGTACGCACCCTCGTACCCGGCTTCACCCACCTCGCCGTCGAGGCGCGCGGACTCGTCAACGGGCCCAGCGACGAGACCAGTTCGGCCCTGCTCGATGACGCCGCCCGCCGGCTCGCCGAGCGCCTGGACGGACAGGCCCCGGACAAGGACCCGCACGTGGCCGCCTGGCGCGCCGCGTACTCCGCGTTCGGCGCCAAGCCCTCCCGCACCCGCAACTCCGCGGAGGCGCTGGCCAAGCGCGCCCTGGCGGACGGCGGGCTGCCCCGGATCAACCGGCTCGTGGACGCCTACAACGCGATCAGCGTGGCCCACCTGATCCCGGTCGGCGGCGAGGACCTGAACAAGATCGAGGGCTCGATGCGGCTCGTCCGGGCCACCGGCGAGGAGGACTTCGTCACCGTCGCGGGCGGCGAGGAGAGCGTGGAGCACCCCGAGCCCGGCGAGGTCATCTGGTGCGACGAGGCGGGCGTCACCTGCCGTCGCTGGAACTGGCGCCAGGGCCCGCGCACCCGGATCGACGACGACACCACGGACGCGATCTTCCTGCTGGAGTCGCTCACGCCGATGACCCTCGACGAGCTGCGCGCGGCCGGCGAGGAGCTCGCCGAGGTGCTGCAGAAGGTCAGCCCCGGGGCACGGATCACCGTCCGCGACCCGGAGTGA
- a CDS encoding DUF6986 family protein: MGQQEKVSTSLAGAVSEEISASLTAVDAELDRRYPGDPGTRQPVHTVYVPGNLFDAGTIRSWGDQALAALDEHAPDAATFAAVLGLSDDLAEDVYGRVRAKLEREPVEDLRVDFEDGYGGGDEDADAARAARIITEAHADLSAAPYMGIRMKCMEAAVRDRGIRTTDVFLTGLMENGGLPDGLVLTLPKVTYPEQVTAFVRLLEAFEKAHGLDAGRLGFEIQIETSQSILAADGTAAVARMIDAAEGRATGLHYGTFDYSACLGVSAAYQASDHPAADHAKAIMQVAAAGTGVRVSDGSTNVLPVGPTAHVHEAWRLHYGLTRRALARAYYQGWDMHPGHIPTRYAAVFAFYREGFQAAAKRLSAYANHAGGDVMDEPATAKALSSYLLRGIDCGALDTAEVDALTGLTRADLDRFAAPRRGDLTAQAQ, translated from the coding sequence ATGGGTCAGCAGGAGAAGGTGTCGACGAGCCTCGCGGGCGCGGTCAGCGAGGAGATCAGCGCCTCCCTCACCGCCGTGGACGCCGAGCTGGACCGGCGCTACCCGGGAGACCCCGGCACCCGCCAGCCCGTCCACACCGTCTACGTGCCCGGCAACCTCTTCGACGCCGGCACCATCCGCTCCTGGGGCGACCAGGCCCTCGCCGCGCTCGACGAGCACGCCCCCGACGCCGCCACCTTCGCCGCCGTCCTCGGCCTCTCCGACGACCTCGCCGAGGACGTCTACGGCCGCGTCCGCGCCAAGCTGGAGCGCGAGCCCGTCGAGGACCTCCGGGTCGACTTCGAGGACGGCTACGGCGGCGGCGACGAGGACGCCGACGCCGCCCGCGCCGCCCGGATCATCACCGAGGCCCACGCCGACCTCAGCGCCGCCCCCTACATGGGCATCCGGATGAAGTGCATGGAGGCCGCCGTCCGTGACCGCGGCATCCGCACCACCGACGTCTTCCTCACCGGCCTCATGGAGAACGGCGGGCTGCCCGACGGCCTCGTCCTCACCCTCCCCAAGGTCACCTACCCCGAGCAGGTCACCGCCTTCGTCCGGCTCCTCGAAGCCTTCGAGAAGGCCCACGGGCTCGACGCCGGCCGGCTCGGCTTCGAGATCCAGATCGAGACCAGCCAGTCCATCCTCGCCGCCGACGGCACCGCCGCCGTCGCCCGCATGATCGACGCCGCCGAGGGCCGCGCGACCGGCCTCCACTACGGCACCTTCGACTACAGCGCCTGCCTCGGCGTCTCCGCCGCCTACCAGGCCAGCGACCACCCCGCCGCCGACCACGCCAAGGCGATCATGCAGGTCGCCGCCGCGGGCACCGGCGTACGCGTCTCCGACGGCTCCACCAACGTCCTCCCGGTCGGCCCGACCGCCCACGTCCACGAGGCGTGGAGGCTCCACTACGGGCTCACCCGGCGCGCCCTCGCCCGCGCCTACTACCAGGGCTGGGACATGCACCCGGGGCACATCCCCACCCGCTACGCCGCCGTCTTCGCCTTCTACCGCGAGGGCTTCCAGGCCGCCGCCAAGCGTCTCTCCGCCTACGCCAACCACGCGGGCGGCGACGTCATGGACGAGCCCGCCACCGCCAAGGCGCTCTCCTCGTACCTGCTGCGCGGCATCGACTGCGGCGCCCTCGACACCGCCGAGGTCGACGCCCTCACCGGCCTCACCCGCGCCGACCTCGACCGCTTCGCGGCCCCGCGACGCGGAGATCTCACCGCTCAGGCGCAGTAA
- a CDS encoding flavin reductase family protein encodes MTVSPELRTLPTIPRLGAPRQASPDLLRSVFRQHAAGVAVITAHGERPVGFTATSLNSVAADPPLISFGVGTGSSSWPVVAEAEHIGVHILGEHQAELAATFARSGADRFGAPTRWSRGPEGVPVLDGVLAWLVCRVVARVPAGDHRIVIAEAVAGDPDGVGRPLLYHQGRFNALRD; translated from the coding sequence ATGACGGTCTCGCCCGAGCTCCGCACGCTCCCGACGATTCCCCGCCTCGGCGCACCCCGACAGGCCTCTCCCGACCTGCTCCGTTCCGTCTTCCGGCAGCACGCCGCCGGAGTCGCGGTCATCACCGCGCACGGCGAGCGCCCGGTCGGCTTCACGGCCACCTCGCTCAACTCCGTCGCCGCCGACCCGCCGCTGATCTCCTTCGGCGTGGGCACCGGTTCCTCCAGCTGGCCCGTGGTGGCCGAGGCCGAGCACATCGGCGTGCACATACTCGGCGAGCACCAGGCGGAGCTGGCCGCCACCTTCGCCCGCAGCGGCGCCGACCGCTTCGGCGCTCCCACCCGGTGGAGCCGCGGCCCCGAGGGCGTCCCCGTCCTCGACGGCGTCCTTGCCTGGCTGGTGTGCCGCGTGGTGGCCCGGGTCCCGGCCGGGGACCACCGGATCGTGATAGCCGAGGCCGTCGCCGGCGACCCGGACGGCGTCGGCCGTCCGCTCCTCTACCATCAGGGCCGCTTCAACGCGCTGCGCGACTGA
- a CDS encoding TlpA family protein disulfide reductase, whose amino-acid sequence MTEVVGAEELGAELGERATLVQFSTAFCQPCRATRRTLAEVAAMVEGVGHVEIDAEERLDLVRELGIARTPTVLVLDRAGRIVRRATGQPRKADVIAALGRAV is encoded by the coding sequence ATGACCGAGGTCGTGGGCGCCGAGGAACTGGGCGCCGAGCTGGGGGAGCGGGCCACCCTGGTGCAGTTCTCCACCGCCTTCTGCCAGCCGTGCCGGGCCACCCGCCGGACGCTCGCCGAGGTGGCCGCCATGGTGGAAGGCGTCGGGCACGTCGAGATCGACGCGGAGGAGCGCCTCGACCTCGTACGGGAGCTGGGCATCGCCCGTACGCCCACGGTGCTCGTCCTCGACCGGGCCGGGCGGATCGTGCGCAGGGCCACCGGGCAGCCCCGCAAGGCGGACGTCATCGCCGCGCTCGGGCGGGCGGTCTGA
- a CDS encoding electron transfer flavoprotein subunit beta/FixA family protein, whose translation MSLRIVVCVKYVPDATGDRKFADDLTVDRDDVDGLLSELDEYAVEQALQIAEEADDAEVTVLTVGPEDAKDALRKALSMGADKAVHVEDDDLHGTDVMGTSLVLAKAIEKTGYDLVIAGMASTDGTMGVLPAILAERLGVPQVTLLSEVSVEDGTVKGRRDGDTASEQLEAALPAVVSVTDQSGEARYPSFKGIMAAKKKPVESLDLDDLDIEADEVGLEGSWTKVDSADERPARTAGTIVKDEGEGGKQLAEFLASQKFI comes from the coding sequence GTGAGCTTGAGGATCGTTGTCTGTGTGAAGTACGTGCCGGACGCCACCGGCGACCGGAAGTTCGCGGACGACCTGACCGTCGACCGCGACGACGTCGACGGCCTGCTGTCCGAGCTGGACGAGTACGCGGTGGAGCAGGCGCTCCAGATCGCGGAAGAGGCCGACGACGCCGAGGTCACCGTGCTGACCGTCGGCCCCGAGGACGCCAAGGACGCGCTGCGCAAGGCGCTGTCCATGGGCGCCGACAAGGCCGTCCACGTCGAGGACGACGACCTGCACGGCACCGACGTCATGGGCACCTCGCTGGTGCTCGCCAAGGCGATCGAGAAGACCGGCTACGACCTCGTCATCGCCGGCATGGCCTCCACCGACGGCACCATGGGCGTCCTCCCGGCCATCCTCGCCGAGCGCCTGGGCGTCCCGCAGGTCACCCTGCTCTCCGAGGTCTCCGTCGAGGACGGCACCGTCAAGGGCCGCCGTGACGGCGACACCGCCTCCGAGCAGCTGGAGGCCGCCCTGCCGGCCGTCGTCTCCGTGACCGACCAGTCGGGCGAGGCGCGCTACCCGTCCTTCAAGGGCATCATGGCCGCCAAGAAGAAGCCGGTGGAGTCCCTGGACCTGGACGACCTCGACATCGAGGCGGACGAGGTCGGCCTCGAGGGCTCCTGGACCAAGGTCGACTCGGCCGACGAGCGTCCGGCGCGCACCGCGGGCACGATCGTCAAGGACGAGGGCGAGGGCGGCAAGCAGCTGGCCGAGTTCCTCGCGAGCCAGAAGTTCATCTGA
- a CDS encoding DUF6421 family protein has product MTEILVQDVTGGGISADAPVVDHPAWPELKNAVEELRPWQSADGSIDFRAEGAPALALAEQTVERIIAAVEKLSPLVPHDAAYHRALVADLRKWAEGGFAVPDFLDALLAFQPAADRVDGLQHLVLFPMYTQNGNPDRNFEAVVLRMVWPEWLSELEATRYDNPLFCGIAFEDFTAGYDTNSAVLFPETIAVREAPERFSWGGIFCDREAARFRKVTEAAVDTLGIELPEDIAAMVQDQDRCEKAFVLWDMVHDRTHSHGDLPFDPFMIKQRQPFWMYGLEELRCDLTAFKEAVKLEAEGNEHGRDVQYAVLFDRMFRFPLSGDRNRNYDGLGGQLLFAYLHKHDVVRWTDNTLKIDWKRAPEVTNRLCGEIEQLYRDGIDRPKLVHWFKAYELVSTYLAPHPGSTWAKGPDALDLSLPPRKLVDDVLPDEFPLSMFYEALAKKLKSVIAATKGITAANASDAERAAA; this is encoded by the coding sequence ATGACGGAAATTCTTGTGCAGGACGTGACCGGTGGGGGGATATCCGCCGACGCACCCGTGGTCGACCACCCTGCCTGGCCCGAGCTCAAGAATGCCGTGGAGGAGCTCCGCCCCTGGCAGAGCGCGGACGGCTCGATCGACTTCCGGGCCGAGGGCGCGCCCGCGCTGGCGCTCGCCGAGCAGACCGTCGAGCGCATCATCGCCGCGGTCGAGAAGCTCTCCCCGCTGGTCCCGCACGACGCGGCCTACCACCGCGCGCTCGTCGCCGACCTGCGCAAGTGGGCCGAGGGCGGCTTCGCGGTCCCCGACTTCCTCGACGCGCTGCTGGCCTTCCAGCCGGCCGCCGACCGCGTGGACGGGCTCCAGCACCTCGTGCTCTTCCCGATGTACACGCAGAACGGCAACCCGGACCGCAACTTCGAGGCCGTCGTGCTGCGCATGGTGTGGCCGGAGTGGCTCTCCGAGCTGGAGGCCACCCGCTACGACAACCCGCTGTTCTGCGGCATCGCCTTCGAGGACTTCACCGCCGGGTACGACACGAACTCGGCCGTCCTGTTCCCGGAGACCATCGCCGTCCGCGAGGCCCCCGAGCGCTTCAGCTGGGGCGGCATCTTCTGCGACCGCGAGGCCGCCCGCTTCCGCAAGGTCACCGAGGCCGCCGTCGACACCCTGGGCATCGAGCTGCCCGAGGACATCGCCGCCATGGTCCAGGACCAGGACCGCTGCGAGAAGGCCTTCGTCCTGTGGGACATGGTCCACGACCGCACCCACAGCCACGGCGACCTGCCGTTCGACCCCTTCATGATCAAGCAGCGCCAGCCGTTCTGGATGTACGGCCTGGAGGAGCTGCGCTGCGACCTCACCGCCTTCAAGGAGGCCGTGAAGCTGGAGGCCGAGGGCAACGAGCACGGCCGTGACGTGCAGTACGCGGTCCTCTTCGACCGCATGTTCCGCTTCCCGCTCTCCGGTGACCGCAACCGCAACTACGACGGTCTCGGCGGCCAGCTGCTCTTCGCGTACCTCCACAAGCACGACGTGGTGCGCTGGACCGACAACACGCTGAAGATCGACTGGAAGCGTGCCCCCGAGGTCACCAACCGGCTCTGCGGCGAGATCGAGCAGCTCTACCGCGACGGCATCGACCGCCCGAAGCTGGTCCACTGGTTCAAGGCGTACGAGCTGGTCTCCACCTACCTCGCGCCCCACCCCGGCTCCACCTGGGCCAAGGGCCCCGACGCCCTCGACCTGAGCCTCCCGCCCCGCAAGCTGGTCGACGACGTGCTTCCGGACGAGTTTCCGCTCAGCATGTTCTATGAGGCCCTCGCCAAGAAGCTCAAGAGCGTGATCGCCGCCACCAAGGGCATCACCGCCGCGAACGCTTCGGACGCCGAGCGGGCCGCCGCGTGA
- a CDS encoding electron transfer flavoprotein subunit alpha/FixB family protein → MAEILVYVDHVDGAVRKPTLELLTLARRLGEPVAVALGNGAADTAAALAEHGATRVLTADAPEFGDYLVVPKVDALQAAYEAVSPAAVLVPSSAEGKEIAARLAVRIGSGIITDAVDLEAGDEGPVATQSAFAASFTTKSRVSKGTPVITVKPNSAAVEAAPAAGAVEALAVSFSAQATGTKVVARTPRESTGRPELTEAAIVVSGGRGVNGAENFAIIEALADSLGAAVGASRAAVDAGWYPHSNQVGQTGKSVSPQLYIASGISGAIQHRAGMQTSKTIVAVNKDAEAPIFDLVDYGVVGDLFDVVPQLTDEVKARKG, encoded by the coding sequence ATGGCTGAGATTCTCGTCTACGTCGACCACGTCGACGGAGCCGTCCGCAAGCCCACCCTGGAGCTGCTCACCCTCGCCCGCCGCCTCGGCGAGCCCGTCGCCGTCGCGCTGGGCAACGGCGCGGCCGACACCGCCGCGGCCCTCGCCGAGCACGGTGCCACCCGCGTCCTGACCGCCGACGCCCCCGAGTTCGGCGACTACCTCGTCGTCCCGAAGGTCGACGCGCTCCAGGCCGCCTACGAGGCCGTCTCCCCGGCCGCCGTGCTCGTCCCGTCCTCCGCCGAGGGCAAGGAGATCGCCGCCCGCCTCGCGGTGCGCATCGGCTCCGGCATCATCACGGACGCCGTGGACCTGGAGGCCGGTGACGAGGGCCCGGTCGCGACGCAGTCCGCGTTCGCCGCCTCCTTCACCACCAAGTCCCGCGTCTCCAAGGGCACCCCGGTCATCACGGTCAAGCCGAACTCGGCCGCCGTCGAGGCCGCCCCGGCCGCCGGCGCCGTCGAGGCGCTCGCCGTCTCCTTCTCGGCGCAGGCCACCGGCACCAAGGTCGTCGCCCGCACCCCGCGCGAGTCGACCGGCCGCCCCGAGCTCACCGAGGCCGCGATCGTGGTCTCCGGCGGCCGCGGCGTCAACGGCGCCGAGAACTTCGCGATCATCGAGGCGCTCGCCGACTCGCTCGGTGCCGCCGTCGGCGCCTCCCGCGCCGCCGTCGACGCCGGCTGGTACCCGCACTCCAACCAGGTCGGCCAGACCGGCAAGTCGGTCTCGCCGCAGCTGTACATCGCGTCCGGCATCTCCGGCGCGATCCAGCACCGCGCGGGCATGCAGACCTCGAAGACCATCGTGGCCGTCAACAAGGACGCCGAGGCCCCGATCTTCGACCTGGTCGACTACGGCGTCGTCGGCGACCTGTTCGACGTCGTGCCGCAGCTGACCGACGAGGTCAAGGCCCGCAAGGGCTAG
- a CDS encoding threonine aldolase family protein, with protein sequence MTAALGPKTDARRHHDPSVRGFASDNYAGVHPEVLAAIALANDGHQVAYGEDQYTEHLQRIMHSHFGPTAEAFPVFNGTGANVTALQALTDRWGAVICAESAHINVDEGGAPERMGGLKLLTVATPDGKLTPELIDRQAWGWEDEHRAMPQVVSITQNTELGTVYTVDEIKAIVEHAHSKGMKVHLDGARIANAAASLDVPMRAFTSAAGVDVISYGGTKNGMMFGEAVVVLNPDAVSHMKHLRKLSMQLASKMRFVSVQLEALLAKDLWLRNARHANTMAQRLAAGVRAVDGVEILYPVQANAVFARLPHEVSRRLQERFRFYFWDEAAGDVRWMCSFDTSEDDVDAFLQALKEEMAR encoded by the coding sequence GTGACCGCGGCCCTGGGCCCGAAGACCGACGCCCGTCGTCACCACGACCCGTCGGTCCGGGGCTTCGCCAGCGACAACTACGCCGGTGTGCACCCCGAGGTCCTCGCGGCCATCGCCCTCGCCAACGACGGCCACCAGGTCGCCTACGGCGAGGACCAGTACACCGAGCACCTCCAGCGGATCATGCACAGCCACTTCGGCCCCACGGCCGAGGCGTTCCCGGTCTTCAACGGGACCGGGGCCAACGTGACCGCACTCCAGGCGCTCACCGACCGCTGGGGCGCGGTGATCTGCGCCGAGTCCGCGCACATCAACGTGGACGAGGGCGGTGCCCCCGAGCGGATGGGCGGCCTCAAGCTGCTCACCGTGGCCACCCCGGACGGCAAGCTCACCCCCGAGCTGATCGACCGGCAGGCCTGGGGCTGGGAGGACGAGCACCGGGCGATGCCCCAGGTCGTCTCGATCACCCAGAACACCGAGCTCGGCACCGTCTACACCGTGGACGAGATCAAGGCCATCGTCGAGCACGCCCACTCCAAGGGCATGAAGGTCCACCTCGACGGCGCCCGGATAGCCAACGCGGCCGCCTCGCTGGACGTGCCCATGCGCGCGTTCACCAGCGCGGCGGGCGTCGACGTCATCTCGTACGGCGGCACCAAGAACGGCATGATGTTCGGCGAGGCCGTCGTCGTGCTCAACCCGGACGCCGTCAGCCACATGAAGCACCTGCGCAAGCTGTCCATGCAGCTCGCCTCCAAGATGCGCTTCGTGTCGGTCCAGCTGGAGGCGCTGCTCGCCAAGGACCTGTGGCTGCGCAACGCCCGCCACGCCAACACGATGGCCCAGCGCCTCGCGGCCGGCGTGCGGGCCGTGGACGGTGTCGAGATCCTCTACCCGGTCCAGGCCAACGCGGTCTTCGCGCGGCTGCCGCACGAGGTCAGCAGGCGGCTCCAGGAGCGCTTCCGCTTCTACTTCTGGGACGAGGCGGCCGGCGACGTGCGCTGGATGTGCTCGTTCGACACCTCGGAGGACGACGTGGACGCCTTCCTCCAGGCGCTGAAGGAAGAGATGGCGCGGTAG